Part of the Candidatus Thiothrix putei genome, AACCGCGCCAGCCTTCTTGCCGGTATGGAATCGTGCCGATAGCCTGCGCTTGTTGGGCTAACTCGGCGGGAATATTGGCTTCTTCCTGCGACTCTTTGATGACATTTTCCAGCAAACCTAAGCCCACGGGCTGACCACCTGCGACCATTTGATCAAGCTTACCCGGCCAGAACGGTTTATCCAGCGAACGTGTACCCACCCACACTTCAATACCCTTAGCGGTTTTAACCAAACCGTTAACGTGAATACCAAACGTTTTCACCCCGAAAAAATTGGTAGCAGCACGTTCAATTTCCAATTCGGCATGACCACCAAAGCGATGCGTGACGGGGTAAGCCTCAGCTACCCACGTATCAATTACCCCCTGCTCATGCAAAGCACGTAACACCGGCGCCACGCTTTCAGTGCGGCTGGCATAATCGGGCAAGTGCGGATTTAAGGCAACGTGCGTAGCCGTTACCGCAAATACCTCTCCCCAGTTTGCCAAATGTTCAGCAAAAGCAGGTTGTACCTGCCCATACACCTGATCAGCGATCAGCAATTCACGGTAATGGGTAGACTCAAAATTGTTGCAAGCACGAATGCGGTCAAGGTAACTCATGTTTATGTATCAGCGGTTGTTGTTGGGCGAATTTCGTCATACTGGTGTTTAACATCCAGCCTAGCCAGAGTACAACCAGCATGGTTAATACCGCAACTATACCTTACAGCGTCAAGACCTGAACATTTTTAAAGGTTTGAAAATTTGTTGTCATCAACTGGGTCAGTTCTTTCTTGTGATCGGTATCCAGCTTGTCGAGACAGTTGGTGATGGCCGCCTTGAAAGCGGGAAACTTATCATAGTATTTCGAGTACAAGCATTTTTTCTTGACGAACTTCCACAACCGTTCAATCAGATTGAGGTTGGGTGAATAGGTCGGTAAAAATAATAGTTCAATATTGAGCCTTTTCGCACAGGCAAACACGGCTTCACAGCGTTGATACTTGGCATTATCCAAGACCAAAGTGATCGGTATTTTGAGTGCTAACGCTGCAATTTTTTCCAATAATTCACACACGCTGTTAGCGTTGATATAGGAGTCGTTAGTGATCGTGATGAGTTGTAGCGTTATCGCATTGAGTGCGCCCAATACGTTGTAGCGTTGTCGACCACAGGGGGCTTTGATGAATACGCGGGAAAATGACCACAAAAACCCCAGAAACGGTGCTAACACGAAGTGGGCGGCATCGACAAAAAAAGGGCGCGTTTGCCCTCCTTAGCCTCCTGAATGCGCGGTTTTAGTTCATTTTCCAGGAACTTTTCTTGTGCTTCCACATCAGCTTTGGCGGGTATCATCCCCACTTTATGGATGTCCATCCCTATTTTCTTCATAAAGACACGTACCCTGTCCTCACTGCGTTTGATGCCTGTCAGCTCCTCAATCTTAGCGGCTGCCGCCTTGCTGGTTGCGGGGGGATATTCACGAAAATAGGCTTCAATCTTGTCTTTATATGCCATCAAATCACTCTGTGGTTTATTGAATCGTATTTCTTTAAGAGCTTCTAAACCGTTAGGTTGTAGGTAGGCGTTTAGGTAGGCAAGCAGCGTGGCTTCTGTAATCCTTTCCAATCGTTTGATTTCCTTATGCGTCAACTGTTGGGATTTCAGGTACAGCACGGACATTTTCTTACGGACTCTGGGATGAGGATGGCGCTCCTTCCAGTAGAACAGCTCCGCTATCTCATCCTCAGTGAAAGTGATTTTTAATGTCATACATTACTCATGGCTGCTTTTGTTACCAGTCATCTAACCATATTTCCCTGATCAAAAAAACTATTTTATGGCACGGACTGGTATATCCGCCATGTTCGACGCGACAAACCGGACATACGTTCACAGTACTGCATATCAAGGTACATTTCGCGTTCAACGTACCCCTGTAACTGGTTGAATTCGCTAAAGTCGATAGTGAATGTATCCCCTTCATGATGCAGCAACAGTTCATTCACCAACGGAATTTCCCGCGCATAGATGGAACGTACTGACTCAATCGCCCCTGATTTATCGAGCGTAGTTACACCATTCACTTTACGCAAACGCCCATCGGCAGCATCTAACAATTGCCAAACGATTGAGCCTTTTTCAGGGGAAACAGCGTTGCGACTAACGGATTGGATGGTATACGTTTTTTTCATTATTATGCGCCAACTAGCGAGTTAATTGACGCAAGTTTACCACACTGATAATCGGCTTAGCTTAGATCAGATAATCGGCTTAGCTTAGATCACGATGAGCTGCATCACAGAACGGTGCATTTTTAGTGTGTTTGCAAGCGCATAACCCGTACTTCTTGCTTTCCGGCACGGTAAATTCCATTGGGGTGAAATCCGTCCCCTTGTGTGAACCGTCGCAAAACGGCTGATTGGCGGAACGTCCGCAGCTACACCACCAATAGCTTTCGTCAGCTTCCAGCTCCACTACACACGGTTTTTTCTGCGCAATAACGGGGTCACTCATGGCTTACTCCTCATGATCGGAATGAATTTTTCGGGCAATTTGCTGGGCAACAGGGTTGGTGCCCAGGCGTGACCATACACCACTTCGTAGGTGGCGGGATAAAGCCCATCTTCCTGACGAAAGTATTCGTAAGCCTGCAAAAAAGCCTGTAGATGTGCTTTGCCGGTCAAGCCGTGATTGCGCCCGTGCGTGGCATTGTTTGCGCCAATGCCTTTCAGATCCCGCAATAAACCACGCACATCGGCGTAGGTCAGCGTGATGGTTTCCATATCCACCACCGGATCGCGGAAACCGGCTTGTAACAGTGCATCGCCCACGTCGTGCATATCCACAAATTGGCTGGCGTGGGTGAAGCCATCCACCCTGCCCCAACTGGCGCGTAATTCTTTCAAGGTATCCGGGCCGAAGGTGGCAAACATCAGCAAACCATTCGGCTTCAGCACTTGCACCCATTCGCCAAATACGGCGGGCAAGTCGTTGCACCATTGCAGCATCAGGTTAGACAGCAACATATCCGCGCATTGCGGCTGGAATGGCAGGTGATTGGCATCGGCACACACGCCTTGTGGCTTGCGAAACCAACCGCCGCGTTGCCGGGTTTTTTGCACCATATTGACGGCAAGATCGACCCCGATAATGCGGGCTTTTTTGTAACGCTTCAGCAAGTGTTCGCTGATCATGCCCGTGCCGCAACCGAGGTCGAGGACGATTTCCGGCTGCATTTTGATGAAATCCAAACGTTCCAACAGACGCTCGCCGATTTCACGCTGCAACACCGCGTTAGCATCGTAAGTGTGCGCGGCGCGTTCAAAGCCTTGGCGGGTTTTACGTTTATCCAGCAAGTAGGGGTTGGCAGTGTCAGAGCGCATTCAGAAATGCCCCGCAATGTTCCATGAAAAGCTCCGGGTGGGTAACGAAGGGTACATGTGCCGCTTGTTCCAGCACCGCAATGTGCTTATACCCCATTTCCGGCAGCGCGTCAGCCAGAGACGCGGGAATCAGCTTGTCGAGCTTACCCAGCATCCACAGCGTCGGCTGTTTCACTGGCGCTTGGGAGAAATCGGCGGTTTGCAAGATGTTCAGCCCATCTTCCAGCGCAGGGACACTTGCTGGGTGTTCCATAATACGGTCACGCAAGGCATTCACCACGCGGGTATCAGTTTTGGTGCTGAGGAATTGCAGCGCGAAAAAGCGTTTTACCGTGCCAAGGTAATCAGTTTGCAAACTTCTGCCAAACAGGGCGAGCAAGTCGGGGGAAACACCGTGTGACCAGTCACCTTCCGCGACGAATTTGGGGGTGCTGGCAATCAGGATCAGCGCGGCAATCCGGTCAGGTAACGCGTGCGCCAGACCTTGCGCAATCAGACCGCCGAGTGACCAGCCCATAATAATGGCATCTTGCGGAATGTGCGGGGCAAGTTGTTCCACCGCTTCCGCCAATGTTCCCAGCGGCAAATGGCTGTTTGCGCCATGCCCCGGCAGGTCGATGCAAATAACTTGGGCATGTTGTGCCAAGCTCGGCAACAAGGGTTGCCAGACGTGGCTGTTCATGCCCCAGCCGTGGAGCAGGACTAACGGTTTGCCCTGCCCCGAATACTTAATTTGCTGAATGTGCTCAAAAGTCGCCTCAATGTCCCCCGATAACTGCTGCATCACAAGCTGCTGCTGTGCCGCTTGCTG contains:
- the bioH gene encoding pimeloyl-ACP methyl ester esterase BioH; translated protein: MSDQQKIADSPTTDMPNKAENALDMTLEQIQEETRQQAAQQQLVMQQLSGDIEATFEHIQQIKYSGQGKPLVLLHGWGMNSHVWQPLLPSLAQHAQVICIDLPGHGANSHLPLGTLAEAVEQLAPHIPQDAIIMGWSLGGLIAQGLAHALPDRIAALILIASTPKFVAEGDWSHGVSPDLLALFGRSLQTDYLGTVKRFFALQFLSTKTDTRVVNALRDRIMEHPASVPALEDGLNILQTADFSQAPVKQPTLWMLGKLDKLIPASLADALPEMGYKHIAVLEQAAHVPFVTHPELFMEHCGAFLNAL
- a CDS encoding DUF4743 domain-containing protein, translated to MSYLDRIRACNNFESTHYRELLIADQVYGQVQPAFAEHLANWGEVFAVTATHVALNPHLPDYASRTESVAPVLRALHEQGVIDTWVAEAYPVTHRFGGHAELEIERAATNFFGVKTFGIHVNGLVKTAKGIEVWVGTRSLDKPFWPGKLDQMVAGGQPVGLGLLENVIKESQEEANIPAELAQQAQAIGTIPYRQEGWRGLDNSTIYVYDLWLPEDFVPENTDGEVIAFERMPLAEIARLTETTEAFKDNCNLVNIDLLLRMGMISPQHPEHAAILNSLYIAGNVKETKK
- a CDS encoding CDGSH iron-sulfur domain-containing protein, with the translated sequence MSDPVIAQKKPCVVELEADESYWWCSCGRSANQPFCDGSHKGTDFTPMEFTVPESKKYGLCACKHTKNAPFCDAAHRDLS
- the bioC gene encoding malonyl-ACP O-methyltransferase BioC; amino-acid sequence: MRSDTANPYLLDKRKTRQGFERAAHTYDANAVLQREIGERLLERLDFIKMQPEIVLDLGCGTGMISEHLLKRYKKARIIGVDLAVNMVQKTRQRGGWFRKPQGVCADANHLPFQPQCADMLLSNLMLQWCNDLPAVFGEWVQVLKPNGLLMFATFGPDTLKELRASWGRVDGFTHASQFVDMHDVGDALLQAGFRDPVVDMETITLTYADVRGLLRDLKGIGANNATHGRNHGLTGKAHLQAFLQAYEYFRQEDGLYPATYEVVYGHAWAPTLLPSKLPEKFIPIMRSKP